Proteins co-encoded in one Schaalia radingae genomic window:
- a CDS encoding Cof-type HAD-IIB family hydrolase: MTGQERRADVNDTPMMTLPDGPIDIRLIASDMDGTLLDGNSNLPDEFWPLMHELAVRDIAFVPASGRQLATLDTMFSGTDAGHSYIAENGSIVTFHGQVVSTTCIDMPTVNEMIDVTRRVSSDGSYNLGLVVCGQNSAYVERTDAEFYAEAHKYYAQLEVVDDLKQAAAHDNVLKLATYDFTDISAFVDDQVPHLRQSHQVAESSRHWVDMMNPVANKGRGLTALQESLGIGPEHTVVFGDFLNDLELFDHADYSYAMANAHPDVTARARYRAPSNIDHGVMTVVRALLAL; encoded by the coding sequence ATGACCGGACAAGAACGGAGAGCCGACGTGAACGATACGCCCATGATGACACTGCCCGATGGGCCAATTGACATTCGACTGATCGCCAGCGACATGGACGGGACGCTGCTGGATGGCAACTCGAATCTACCGGACGAGTTCTGGCCGCTCATGCATGAACTGGCTGTACGTGACATTGCGTTCGTGCCCGCGTCAGGCCGTCAGCTCGCCACCCTCGACACCATGTTTTCCGGCACAGACGCCGGTCACTCCTACATTGCTGAAAATGGCTCCATCGTCACGTTCCACGGGCAGGTTGTGTCGACCACTTGCATCGACATGCCGACAGTCAATGAAATGATCGATGTGACGCGGCGTGTGAGCTCTGACGGAAGCTACAACCTCGGTCTGGTCGTGTGCGGGCAGAACAGCGCGTATGTTGAACGCACAGATGCCGAGTTTTACGCTGAAGCCCACAAATACTATGCACAACTGGAAGTCGTCGACGACTTGAAGCAGGCCGCGGCGCACGATAACGTCCTGAAACTCGCAACGTATGACTTCACGGATATTTCTGCCTTCGTTGATGATCAGGTTCCCCACTTGCGTCAATCGCATCAGGTGGCAGAATCTTCGCGCCACTGGGTCGATATGATGAATCCTGTGGCGAATAAAGGACGAGGGTTGACTGCCCTGCAGGAATCGCTGGGGATCGGTCCGGAGCACACGGTTGTGTTTGGCGACTTCCTGAACGACCTGGAGCTCTTCGACCATGCCGACTATTCGTACGCGATGGCTAACGCTCATCCGGATGTGACAGCACGAGCCCGATACCGCGCGCCGTCAAATATTGATCACGGTGTCATGACTGTGGTACGCGCGCTACTGGCGCTTTAA
- a CDS encoding UDP-N-acetylmuramoyl-L-alanyl-D-glutamate--2,6-diaminopimelate ligase, with product MTTINELRPRTSAITFRELVRDLDVHQWVNEDKATCAVTGVTVSSSDIDAGWVFVAIPGYSHHGAEFAAGALEAGAAGVITDEKGARILRDSGASVPIAVVDDPRQAAAFVSARVVGNPDQSLTTAAVTGTNGKTTTTYLVSAALGAIHDVPALCGTVETRIGDMTILATRTTNEAPVLHRFLACAQQQGADNAVIEVSSHALSLNRVDGIVFDVAIFTNLQHDHLDFYHDMEHYFQAKASLFTPEHARRGIVCVDDEWGQRLAREATIPITTVAALSSQQADWHVSDIHPDPQTAQTVFSLTDPAGHTHQVHSPVLGEVNVQNCAVAIAAATAVGADPDQAVTALERAPQVPGRMEKINPDCDDQPLVIVDYAHTPEALEWILKDARELAGGRVVLVFGTDGDRDASKRIPLAEVAARHADVLWVTDENPRTEDAAAIRAELMEGIRNVRPDLTNVTEVTTCRRDAVRCAIQDASANDIVLITGKGAEWYQEIDHVYHRYNDVPVAREVLEYSEPRKRG from the coding sequence ATGACTACCATTAATGAACTGCGTCCTCGCACATCAGCGATTACTTTTCGTGAACTGGTCCGCGACCTCGATGTTCATCAATGGGTGAATGAAGACAAGGCCACCTGTGCCGTCACTGGCGTGACGGTCTCTTCCAGCGACATTGATGCCGGATGGGTGTTCGTGGCAATCCCCGGATACTCCCACCACGGCGCCGAATTTGCCGCAGGTGCGCTTGAGGCTGGCGCGGCCGGCGTCATCACTGATGAGAAAGGTGCGCGGATCCTGCGTGACAGTGGCGCGAGCGTCCCTATTGCAGTTGTCGACGACCCTCGCCAGGCGGCAGCGTTCGTATCTGCACGAGTGGTCGGAAACCCCGATCAGTCACTGACGACCGCAGCAGTGACCGGCACAAACGGAAAGACCACCACAACCTATCTGGTCAGCGCCGCGTTGGGCGCCATACACGATGTTCCTGCGCTGTGCGGCACCGTGGAAACCCGCATCGGTGACATGACGATCTTGGCGACGCGCACCACGAACGAGGCACCGGTCCTGCATCGCTTTCTTGCCTGCGCACAGCAACAAGGCGCTGACAATGCGGTCATCGAAGTGTCCTCTCATGCATTGAGCTTGAATCGTGTTGACGGCATTGTCTTTGACGTCGCCATTTTTACGAATCTGCAGCACGATCACCTGGACTTCTATCACGACATGGAGCACTACTTCCAGGCCAAAGCATCCCTGTTCACGCCCGAGCATGCCCGGCGTGGAATCGTGTGCGTGGACGATGAATGGGGCCAGCGACTGGCACGTGAGGCCACGATCCCGATCACGACTGTTGCGGCCTTGAGCTCGCAACAGGCAGACTGGCACGTCAGTGATATTCATCCGGATCCGCAGACCGCACAAACCGTTTTCTCCCTGACCGATCCGGCGGGGCACACCCACCAGGTTCACAGCCCGGTACTCGGAGAAGTGAACGTGCAAAACTGCGCTGTGGCAATCGCAGCGGCGACGGCAGTGGGTGCGGATCCAGATCAGGCGGTCACTGCCCTCGAGCGGGCACCGCAGGTTCCTGGGCGTATGGAGAAAATCAATCCGGACTGTGACGATCAGCCGCTCGTGATCGTTGATTACGCGCACACCCCCGAAGCTCTGGAATGGATTCTCAAGGATGCGCGCGAACTGGCTGGCGGCCGCGTCGTCCTGGTCTTTGGCACGGACGGTGACCGGGATGCCTCCAAACGCATACCGCTGGCTGAAGTTGCGGCGAGACACGCGGACGTGTTGTGGGTGACAGATGAGAACCCCCGAACCGAGGACGCGGCGGCAATTCGCGCCGAGCTGATGGAGGGAATCCGCAACGTGCGTCCCGACCTGACCAACGTCACGGAGGTTACAACGTGCCGCCGGGATGCGGTACGGTGCGCGATTCAGGACGCCAGTGCGAATGACATCGTCCTGATCACCGGGAAGGGTGCCGAGTGGTATCAGGAGATAGATCATGTCTATCACCGATACAATGACGTGCCGGTTGCACGCGAAGTGCTGGAATACAGTGAACCCCGCAAGCGAGGATGA
- a CDS encoding DUF3052 family protein, producing MAISLGFTQNQVVQEFYVDDDSDEAVRDAVARETGHELVDVDYGDVVDGALVWWRADDAEEEDLGDVLVDVASNLDDGGMIWVLFPKPSDPNTVPVADIAEAASVAGLHSTSAFSMGDTWTGICVTARPRAHR from the coding sequence GTGGCGATCAGCCTCGGATTCACCCAAAATCAGGTTGTCCAGGAATTCTACGTAGACGATGACAGCGATGAAGCTGTTCGCGATGCGGTTGCACGCGAGACTGGTCACGAACTGGTCGATGTCGATTATGGCGACGTTGTCGACGGCGCACTGGTATGGTGGCGCGCTGACGACGCTGAAGAGGAAGACCTCGGTGACGTTCTGGTCGATGTTGCGTCAAACCTTGACGACGGCGGCATGATCTGGGTTCTTTTCCCCAAGCCTTCTGATCCGAACACTGTGCCCGTGGCGGACATTGCCGAAGCAGCCAGTGTGGCAGGTCTGCATTCTACGTCCGCGTTCTCAATGGGGGACACGTGGACCGGAATCTGCGTCACGGCTCGTCCGCGCGCACACCGGTAA
- the der gene encoding ribosome biogenesis GTPase Der, whose amino-acid sequence MSEEQDIDTGEARARSMRSSLDNYELSESDLQILDDHEGDLPSSTEMDGLPVLAVIGRPNVGKSTLVNRILGRREAVVQDTPGVTRDRVTYQAEWAGREFLVVDTGGWEVDVRGLDRNVADQAEVAIDLSDAVLLVVDATVGITTTDERIVELLRRSGKPVILAANKVDSAMQEADAAYLWGLGMGEPYAISALHGRGTGDLLDRVLAVLPERSARAGQPRDPNIRRVALVGRPNVGKSSLLNALVGHERVVVDSTAGTTRDPVDEIVTLGDRQWQFVDTAGVRRKMHRTTGADFYASIRTQAAIEKAEVALVLFDASEVLTEQDVRVVQQVVDAGRALVIVNNKWDLVDEERQKELKSELERELVQVAWAPRINISAATTWHTNRIVQALDTALAGWETRISTGKLNAFLGQLVAAHPHPLRGGKQPRILFGTQVSSAPPRFVLFTTGFLDPGYRRFIERRLREDFGFAGSPVQISVRVRERRRK is encoded by the coding sequence GTGAGCGAAGAGCAGGATATTGACACAGGTGAAGCCCGCGCACGCTCGATGCGGTCGTCACTGGACAACTATGAGCTCAGTGAATCCGACTTGCAGATCCTTGACGATCACGAGGGCGACCTGCCCTCCAGCACTGAGATGGACGGCTTACCGGTCCTTGCTGTGATCGGGCGACCCAACGTCGGCAAGTCCACGCTGGTGAACCGCATCCTGGGGCGCCGCGAAGCGGTTGTGCAGGATACGCCGGGTGTCACGCGTGACCGTGTCACCTACCAGGCAGAATGGGCTGGTCGCGAATTCCTCGTCGTTGACACGGGCGGCTGGGAAGTCGACGTGCGCGGACTGGATCGCAATGTGGCCGACCAGGCCGAGGTGGCGATCGACCTGTCAGATGCAGTGCTGCTGGTGGTCGACGCGACGGTGGGAATTACCACCACTGATGAACGTATCGTGGAGTTGCTGCGCCGCAGCGGCAAGCCGGTCATTCTGGCGGCTAACAAGGTGGATTCCGCCATGCAGGAAGCAGACGCTGCCTACCTGTGGGGTTTGGGTATGGGCGAACCATACGCCATCTCCGCTTTGCACGGTCGAGGCACGGGTGACCTGCTGGATCGAGTGCTGGCAGTTCTCCCTGAGCGCTCGGCACGAGCCGGTCAACCACGCGATCCCAACATTCGCCGCGTGGCTCTGGTGGGACGACCGAACGTCGGCAAGTCCTCACTGCTCAATGCGCTCGTTGGACATGAGCGCGTCGTCGTAGACTCAACAGCTGGCACTACGCGTGACCCGGTCGATGAGATCGTCACTTTGGGCGACCGCCAGTGGCAATTTGTGGATACGGCCGGTGTGCGCCGCAAAATGCACCGAACAACGGGAGCTGATTTCTACGCGTCGATCAGAACACAGGCTGCGATTGAAAAAGCCGAAGTCGCCCTCGTCCTTTTTGATGCCTCGGAAGTATTGACCGAGCAGGACGTGCGCGTCGTGCAGCAGGTTGTTGATGCCGGGCGGGCACTCGTGATCGTCAACAACAAGTGGGACCTGGTGGACGAGGAACGCCAAAAGGAACTCAAATCTGAACTCGAACGCGAACTCGTGCAGGTCGCGTGGGCGCCGCGCATCAATATTTCGGCGGCAACGACGTGGCATACGAACAGAATCGTGCAGGCGTTGGATACGGCCCTGGCCGGGTGGGAAACACGAATTTCGACAGGTAAGCTGAACGCTTTTCTGGGGCAGCTTGTGGCCGCACACCCGCATCCGCTGCGCGGTGGCAAACAGCCCAGGATCCTGTTCGGAACGCAGGTGTCATCCGCTCCCCCACGCTTCGTGCTCTTCACGACCGGTTTCCTCGACCCCGGATATCGACGTTTCATTGAGAGGCGTCTGCGTGAGGACTTCGGTTTCGCCGGCTCCCCCGTTCAGATATCTGTGCGCGTGCGGGAGCGGCGCAGGAAATAA